The stretch of DNA GCTCACTCAAGAATGTCTGTTTAATTAGCTTAGCTGTGTTGAAACAATAAAACCTTCTGATGGCAGATGAGCAGGTGTTCTTCAAGTCAACGTTTTGCAAATCAGTGAAAAATTGGTGAAGATAGAATGTGGGATTcagaaatgttctttttctAAATGAGGGAGGCAGTGATGTGATTTAAATCCACTTGGATTATGGTGGATTATtgtatgaatgttttttttctataaatatTCTGTGATGACTAATAATCACTCTAAATCTACAGAAACAACATAAAGCCGAGCTGTATTAGGATAAAATGTGTCTAAAAGAGAAAGGTTTTCAGATAATTGCACAGGGTACAGAGTGTGGAGAGAGCACAGCTGTTAGTCCTTTGTCTCGATGTGTCAGGCGAGTGTCCcgagaagaaaaggaaggtttTTACCGTCCTCACTCAAGCGCTCAACCCTTCTGTTTTGCCATATCACACAGATCTCTGTGGAAAGAGCAAAGGATTAGCCTGGAATGCTGGATTATTCTGCGTTTCTTCTCATTTCCTCTTTCACAATGGCTTTAAGCTTCAGCAGATCAAAGGAAGCTGCAGTCatcagggagggaaaaaaacaacacaacctgGATAAAACTGAAGAAGAGACATTGAATgagagaaaaaaggggggaacAGGCAGTGACTGACAGTGAGGGGGAGAAAGGTTGAAGTCACGCAGGGTGCAGCGATACAGGAGAATATGAAATCCTGACAATTAAATTCTgctgtcaaaaacacacacagccgtgtgtttcagctcagacCCCTTTTCATCAAATTACTTCaccagacacaaaaacacagaaaacaacagcagacaaaCCTTATTAGTCTCCTCAGAcctaaaaaagttaaaaaaagactGACAATAACACACTGTTCTGAACCAGACATCTAATCTCAGCTACAGCTAATACAGAGCTCCTCCTGAATTTTCTTAATTAAATCTCATGCATGCCAAAGGAAGATCCTACACAGGTACTGAAAAGGTAACATTTAGCATTTTGATATATAATCTATGGCTTTCCAATGATGTGGTGAGTTAATATTAACCTCATGTCATATGTTAAGTAAAGAGCAGAGATCAGAAACTGACCTGAAGTACAGGATGTATGTTTCATATTAGTATTTAAAATCTAAGGTTTTTATACTTATACTTACACAAAACTCTAAAATAATTTTCTGTTAAATATTCTTTCATTCAGTCTTTCTGTTTGTTGGCCAATTAATACAATATTGCACATCTCTCATACAGTCTACAAAAGCACCTACATTTACATGTAGGCAAAGCTACAGATACATGTGTTTAACAGATCACTTCTGTTAAAAGTCCTTTTTTGCATGCTACCCTCTTTGGAGTGAACACCCAGTGCTGTGAGATTAAAAATAGTTCCTACATGAACATGTCTGGGGATCTGGGTTACAATTTCTGGAAAGAGACAGTGTTATTGAGTTTTccaatatctttttttttttttttgctttgagcACCATATGCTGTGTTTCATTATATTGGAGAGAAGGCAGAAATTCTCAAAATTCTGCAACTGACAGCAAAACAATCTAGAAAGATACATAGTGCTGCAAGCCataagaaaaatatgaaaaatatgcaTTTTTGATTTTAGGGTGAAATGCCCTTTAAATTATTGAACACATATTTGTGTTACAGTGAAGGAACTGAGCCTTCAGCCAAGGCAGAAAAATAGAACATGTCTATGTAGCTTAATATGATTCAAAATGACTTTTTAGTTTTATGACTTTATGATGAATTATTCTTAGTTATGCTGCCACATCACCTCCTTTTGTTGCAGGCACATCTGTCGGTCCGCTTTATGTTTTCACATTAAATATGAAACTGATATTTCAGATACTAGCAGCAAATTTAACTAAAATATTCCAGAGCTCAAGTGTCATTTTGAGGTAGGTTATTCACAAAACTACAACATTGTGTAGTGTTAGGTGAGTGAGCATCAGAGGTGTTACCAGTTAGCCCCAGCGAGGCGGGCCAGCAACAGTGTCAGGCACTCTGGGATGTGGTGCTTTGATTATTTAATACAAAGCAACAGAGGCCAATCGATCTGCAGAATTGCTTGTTGCTGAAAGTTAGTGGAGCGTGGGGTTCCTGCCACACTGGGCCCTCCAAATGTCACCCGCTGCATCTAATAAAAGGATAGGAGCGCTCTCCACGCTACAGTGAACTTTAGATCAAGCCTGCGACTTCCCCAACTCTCAGCAGTGTGAGGAAAAGTTGCTACATGATGTCGCTTTGTTCGATAGAGGTCTGCCGGCAGCCACGGGCAAACTGCTGTACACactcctcttttcctctgtaGGGTCATAAGACTTCAAAGATGATGATGGAGTTTTATTGAAGCTGGTGTGAATTGATGCTGACGGCTGTGATTAACTTTTCTCGTTGCTTCATCTCCCCAGTGGTGCACATGAGGCCTTAATATTCTCTTTATGTTCTCTGCAAGCAGAAGCTGGCCTATTAGTGATGAGTCAAAAAAAGGTCTCAttggctgcctgtgtgtgtctgtgtgtgtgtgtgtggtgtctgcaCCTGTGCAACAAGTTCTCAGCCATTaaaacgctgctgctgctgtgatttaGAAACATAACGATAAAAAGAGAAGACAATGAGTCAAGACACTCCATTAACTGAACATCCAGGAAATGTGACAGCTGTGTTagtaacacaaacactcaaGAGCTAAAAACGAGACAAGAGAGAgattgtaaaaaaagaaaagttcaaGTTCTCACCTtaaacagcagctgtctgaaATGAAAGTCTGTCTGTGAAACTCTGCATGGGTAAAATAACTGAGCAGCACGGTTCAATCAGGTTTGAAGAAGAACCTTACAGAGAACCAAATAGAGGGGGTAAAATCGGAGCTGTTTATGTGTAGATGGAGCGCTCAGTAGTGCGGTATTACTAGAGCAGAAGGAAAACGGGCTTTGAAAATGCTTTGAAGGATTCCTCAGATAGAAAcaatgaggaagaagaaagcTGCTGGAAGTAACAAACACAGATTCAAGGTAAAAGGAGCTGCAGAGATGTGAGCCAAGACCTAAGAGGTCATAGAGAATTTGAATGAGTGCAGAGACAAAGGTTCCAATtaatggaaaataaatatatataacgAAAGAACACCTGATACCATGCAGAGCTCTGTATTTTGGGtgagaaaatgttaaaataataaaataatcccAAATAATCCCATCAGCCTCTTTTGTCAGCttctctgtaaaaacacacagatttggCTCCAAGCTTTGTGTTTTAAGTGTCAGTCATTagcttcagtaaaaaaaatctttacagCAAAATATTCTTCCTGTATGTTGTATGTAGTCTATTTTCTGTCTTCTTCAGCCTAAATACAAGCAACAGCGATGTAGGTCACTGAGTGTAAATGGGAATTCATCCAAACCTCAGGTTAAATGAGACCATGAGAGATAATAGGGCAGAGAACAACACTGTCATGCTCGCACCATCAAGAGAGTCATTAATAGGTTCAGCTCAGCTGAAGACCATCAGCAAACTGACCTTAGTACAGACAGTGTATGCAGTGTGACAGGACCCTTTAAAGGATTAAGTTTGGTTAATCCTAATCCATTTTCTGTGAGTGACTGTTGCTTTTTTATTCCCTCAGACGAAGTCACAATGGAGGAAGTGGGCCAGACCACACAGCTAAGGGCAGGGGAGCTCATCATCATTGTGGTGGTACTTATTATGTGGGCAGGTAAGGAAAAGCCGGCCAGTGAGCCAGGCATCATGTGCATAATCTCAcctaaaacaacagaaaacaggcAGCTCATGGATACATTCTGTGCCTCTTCCCAGGTGTGATCGCTCTCTTCTGTCGCCAGTACGACATAATCAAAGACAACGagcccaacaacaacaaggacaaAGCCAAaaactcctcagagtgcagcaCTCCTGAGCACCCAACAGGGGGGCTGTTGCGCAGTAAGGTATAacccaccccccctcctcctccacctctcctctcctgggTGCCTCCCCCCAGCGTCAGGTGAATGATTCTGGCCACTTCTAGAGCTTTCCACTGACACTTTCACTCATAGTGCCATCTGAGCTTCAGCTTCAGTCTCAACACTGCTCTGACATGGCACCATTATGTGCATGACAATGCCGCATTCAGCAATCTAATGCACTTGAGTCATGGCTTCTATTATGTTTTGATCAGAGCCGCATACCATAATCACATCGTATGTGCAGAAAGCAAAAGCCTGAACAGACGCTACAAACATCCCAGTGCAGAGGCATCCTCATGCTCATTAAAGACGTTTATTGTATAATTCCTGTGAGTCCCTTCAGCCCTCTCATACCTGTCATCATCTTCTTTCCTCCCACAGTTTcccaagaacaacaacaacaataggaTGCCATCTGTCAACATCATTGAGGTGTGACTGCCAGGACATCTTCTCTTTATCCAAAAGACTTTGTGTTGTCACAAATACGCGAGCCCCTTTTAAGCCCATCTGTTTGTCAGGATGAGGCTGGGACTCTGGGCCCCTCGGTGGTGCCTACTCTCCTTTGGCACAGGGCCTGGCACTGAAGCGAGGCCGCAGGACTGCAGGGGTCAGGCTTGGCCTGGACAGTGCAGAGTCGGCAGTGGAGAGACTGCAGGGAGAGTTCAGTGGCTGCTCTGTGCTCGATGACTATTGTACCATGGGGCAGCAGAGATTAGGGCCAAACGGCTCAGGCGGCGGAGAGACTGCAGATAAACCAACCCCAGGGACCAAAGCTGATAAACAGAGCCAGAGACCTTTTATTTCTcaccctctctccttctgtcacCTCTTTCTTCTTACCATCTTTCACTGCACTATCAGTGTCCACAAACCTGGACGATCTTTTTCTGGGTGGCACTGAGATGTTGAAATTGTCATCATCAACACCTTATTTTGATCATAACAtcctctgttctgttttctgGATTGGTAGGGTGTaggctttttttatatatttatatatatatatatatatatatatatgtataacaAGGTGCCACCAGTTTCTTCTCCCTCGGGCAGAAATGCTTTGCTGTCCTGTGGGAAGTTGTTCACCCTCGTGTGCTTGTTTCCCCCCCTCAGGGAATCCAGACTCCACCTGGCTAATTTAGGAGCCATTTCTGAGATGTGCTGCGATATGTCAGCTTTAGAGGGATCACTTAGCTCACCATCAAAGCCAAATCACCCCAACTTGTAAGTAAAGATTCATTAAGTCGCACTGAAACACATCCCTGATATATAGGGTTGGAaccattttttccttctttcatgCTTTTACTATAGATTTCTGCTACATTCCATGTACAGAATGAGCCCTTTAGTATTTCCTTGTGTCTTTCTCTTTGAGCATTCTGGGGAGGAGCAGAACTGCCATAATAGAGGGCATTCGTCTAATtaatggatttaaaaaaaagagaggctaGGCTCTATAGAAGTGTATGGAGGAGTGGATTTGCCTCTGCGGAGACACTGAAGAGATCCCTTATATATCAGCAATAACAGCCCTCAGTGGAAGCACGGAAGCAAGGACTCCATCTCTGTAGCCTCTTTGAACAAAACCCGACCTCTCAGCATGTAACGTTCAGGCACATGAACAAACTGCACACCCAAATGAGCATCATCTCCAAAAGTCTGTAAGCGCTGTTGTAAAAACATTGGTTTCTGATGGCTAGCatggaaaaaaatatgttttttatggGCCCATCTTGCAACCCTGAGACTTCTTTATGACATCCTGAACAGATGTCACAAGGCAGAAGGGCTTCTATTGAGACTTTTTCACAAATCAAAATCAACATTTGTGTTGAAATTCCTCACTGAGTAGGCTAAATAGAGGGTCGCATCGGGAAACAAAGGATGTATTCGAGGGCTTGTTTAAACTCAGTAGTACTGCCTTAAAAATAATGATACCTTATGATTTATCTATTAGGATGGAAGGCCCTGTATCTCACACTTGTGTCATATTTATTTACCTTTCATCCAGtatttgaatgtgtgtgcaaaGTAAAAGGGAAACATTACGGACCGGTGATgtagagaagaagaagtggcAGGCATTCAGtgtgtaaatacattttatatttcagtCTGTCAAGAGAAGACAAGACTAATGTGGAATATGTACAGTGTCCTAATGTAAGAGGGTCCAggtgaaaatatttttgttgttcATACATTGTTGTTGAAGTCCTGATACTGAAGAGCTTTTTCATAGCACTCCTCTACTGTTATGTATTTCTATTATATTATGTCATTGTGCTGTTTATGTGCAACAAGAAAAGACTCTTTTGATGAAAAAACTGAACAAACCCTGGATGTTTTCAGTAATCACCCAAAAATAATGGTGGAGGGCCATTCAGCCACTGGAAAGCTGTATTGACGAGGACGATTAATACACACTTTCACAAGTCATTTATTGCAAACTCTGACAAATACACGTATGTGCACAACCGGTCCCAGCTCCTTTGTAGACTTGAGTGTggtggaagagggaggaggtAAAGGACGGTCAGCACAGAATAATGAAGGTTATGGTTGAATAAAATGAATAGAATGATGACTAATGCAATGACAGGCTTTTATCACTCcctaccctctctctctctctctctctattttctATTGCTTATTGAAGGGACTCAGGATTGTTCTTCCCCAATAAGCACTGATTTATGTCAGAGGCTTGAGTGGGTTTAAAGTAAGTCACAGAGTTGGGAAGAGACTCGCTGACTGATTTACACAGGAGTCTAGCGGTTGCCAGGACAAACATGGTGAAATGTTGAAATGTTGTTCTGCTGCACAGTCATCAACACTGCACAGAAAACTTCTGCGGCTGAAGGTTAAATCTATTTTTCCCCTGGAATGCTGCCCCACTAGCAGGCTCTCCGATCGATAGCCATCCATCCACAAAGTAACGGGTAATGATGATTGTCTGCCCAAATTTTACCAGCAATATTTTTTTCAGCAACATTcactttatctgttttttttctgggagCTGCATATAGTAAGAGGGACCTGAAATGTGTCATCACCCCCTGATGATGCCCTTTGTGTTGCCACTGTAAATATTGTACTCCTAATTACTGATTTAAATGTAGGGCTATTGTGAGTGTTCACTTTTGTGGCAGGCTTTGTCCAACTTCACTGTTAAATGAAGAGTTTGACATTGTGGGATTTTCTCTTGGCTGTTAGATGATAAGATCAACATTTCTCTCATATGTGTACATTAAAAGTGACACTACAACAGCAGCTTGTTAGCTTATGTTAGCATGACAGAAACAGGTTTGTTGGTCCCCTGGCTGGGTTTCCCATTAATACACTCGCACTGTGGACACTGCATTGTTATATGACACTGGCCTATTTGGACCTATCTGGCAGACAGGCCTTGTCACAGTGTTGTGACACAATCTGATCAAACATGACTTGTTACTGTGCCATCTGTGGAATCTACCTTGCTAATGCTTGTGGCTGCATTTTGTAATACCAAATCATCTACTCAGTCTACTAGCTGTGCAACCACCACTGACTCTTGTTTTTATACTAAACCATGCTAAGCAGCTGCTGGCTTAGACTACATGAACATACATGAGAGCGGAGTCTTCTCATCTAACTAATGGCCACACTTTACCCTGTCTGTTGAGCTATTCCTTCTCAGAGCAACGTGTTTGAGTGAGCTCTCCCACTCAGACATTAGAATCCTGCAGTCTCTGATGGTAACATGCTGTGACATCATTTGGGTTTACATATAAGTGGTTTGACCATGTTTAATATCCACACAGCGGCCCTGTACGTCAGGTGAATCAGTGGAAGGCATCTTGGAGGGGTATGTAgtgcagtagtagtagtagtttgcTTAGTCAGCCATTCATGGACTGTCCCTACTGCCACAAAAAACTGTTGATCTTTCAGATGCAAGTTGTTTGTAAGGACATCCAGTCTCTGCTGCTTGTGGATTCTGGTTAGAGTGTACACCTGTcaaatgcagatgaaaaatattttttccttAATCGCACTCGACAAACGGTGATGACTGTAAGAACTCAACATTCCACTTGAGCCCTGTGGTGGCAAACCACACTGAACAAATCACTGAGGACTTTCTTTCAGTGTGACAGGCCCAAGACATTTCCTCATGCTACTTTGTGGATGGCAAACCTGAAAAAGAAATGTGCTTGGTTGCAGTAATTTTGCGATGAGGTCAGAAAAGACACTTGTGGATTTTTCACAACAATCTAGACCACGTGTATTTTGTATTAGTCTAGAAATATGCCTGGAACCTGAAATATTGTGATAATACTGAGCAGTTTGATTTCTTCATTATGGGGCTCTTGACATATAGGAATGAGATTCACAAAGAAGCATGGTTTAGAAAAATGAACTGCTTTATTAGTGCTATCATGTTTATACTCATCGTATGAAGTGTACAGCAGTCATTGCTTAATGAGGGCTAGCATGGTTTAACTATTATGCACAAGGTTACACAACTTCTATCATGAAGAGTATGGTGTATGCTTACTTGTGTAtgcttaaataaaatatataacattTTCAAAAAAGGGTTTCTCTTCTCAACTGAAAACAGGAGGGGAAAAttggttgtcatggcaacacatttacacaattgGATGATTCATTGTGTCAGTGGTGTTTCAGTAAATGATGCACAATCATCAAAATACTTTAGTGTAGCCTGACTCATTATTTTCATAGGTAATGCTTCAGTCAGGTGGAATAACAACATACATTAGGCTGCTTTTTCTCCTCTTATATAAACACATAGCATTTTTGTGATCTATTTTGTAGCCTACTGCAAATTACCTTGTTTACTTCCTGCTACTacaccacagacacaccgcTATCCAGCTAGAACTGAACACACCAGATTAGTGAGCAGCAACTGATCTTGGATCTTAACAAGGTAATGTGATTACATTCAAAACAACAGATTTCCAGACTAAAAATGtcaggctgattttttttttaagaaaacagTTTTACAACATCCATGAGACAGACTTTTTCTTTGGTAAATAATATATGTGAGGCTCAAACTTCACCAGGCTTCAACTGTCAGACCTTTTCtccatcaaaaacaaaaaccccACGATTCACTGTCGTGCTGTTACTGGAGAGGAATCAGAGTcctcctaaaaaaaaatccacatagCAACATGGCATCAGGTAAATGCATTCAATGCTGAGTCAGCAAATTTATAATGATGTAGAAGTCAATGAGACTTAAGTAGCAAACAAATCACCTCAAGTCCCATATTAGACTAGTTTTCATCAATACAAAAGCATTTGCTGATTTGACTGTTGGACAGAGTGGGAAAAATGAACCTATAGCCAACATGCCTGGATTCTATCACTGAgttatttgtttgttgtaatGCTGTCCGTTTTGACAATAGCTAACACAGCTATAGAGACAACTGTGAGACATGACAGATACGCACTCACAGCTTTTTCACTGCAGAGACCCTGCCTATGACCCCGGAGAGGAATAACACTGTTGGAAGGTATATGAAGGTGCTATGTCTGCACACGTGGCCTGCAGCCTGAACAGCGCACCTCACAAGGCTTTGctaacatccacacacacacacctcagcctcAGCCAGGTTGCCCTACTATCCTTACAGACAAGATTATTTTAACGGCTTGCATTAttcaacagcagagaaacatgCTGAGAAGTTCTATGTATTTGAGTTCCCCGAGGTCCCATCTGTCAACCTATATCTGCACCTAGGAAACTGAGAATAAAGCTGACAAACTGTTGTGTAAGTTCAAAGGGCAAACTACATGAAATGGCCCTACAGTTTTATGAACTCAAGCAGCTGAGAGTAGTCATAATCACTGAAAAGCATGACAGTGCCATCAAGAGGGGGTGTGAGGGATTCACTATGGGAGGCCACAAGTAAAAGACTTCAGCTCCTTAATGACCAGGCTGGAGACATCAAGTAAAACCTGCATGCTATTTGTCAGAGGGCGGCAAAACCTGGCCTGGAGAAGCATTTCAGACAGAGGGTCCAGAGGTGCCTTCCCATGCAGTCCTCCTACCAGTTAAAGTCTGTATTACTGACAGAGCAGATGTAGCAGAGTCTGGTGAAGTCAAATACTGTGAACGCTTCAAAGATTCGTGCCCATGTGGCCAAGTGTGTATGCTTGTTAGTTACTAATGAGCCACCCATTATGCTATAACTAATTTAAGAGTTCAGGAATATTCCATATGATCACAAAGCATGAG from Parambassis ranga chromosome 22, fParRan2.1, whole genome shotgun sequence encodes:
- the fndc5a gene encoding fibronectin type III domain-containing protein 5 isoform X2, with the protein product MLRFIQEVNTTTRSCALWDLEEETDYIVHVQSISMSGTSPQSEPLRFRTAKEAETQASKSKDEVTMEEVGQTTQLRAGELIIIVVVLIMWAGVIALFCRQYDIIKDNEPNNNKDKAKNSSECSTPEHPTGGLLRSKV